ATCGCGCAACCCAAAGTTCACGTCAACCTGGCAGTAGTTTTAAACCTTTTATTTACCAACATGCGTTGGATGCAGGTTATTCTCCTTTGACGCTTATTCCTGATATTTCAAGGGTTTATTCTGATAAAGAGACGGAAGACGATTGGAAGCCTCGGAATTATGGGGAAAATTTTGATGGATTGGTGACACTAAAAGAGGCTCTAGTACGCTCGCGTAATCTAGCAACCATCAACTTACTTTCTGCTTTGGGGCTTGATGTGGTGCATCGGGATTTAACCAGAGCAGGTTTTGAGCGACTGCCACAGGATTTGACTATCGCTTTGGGTTCTTTTGGAATCTCCCCCCTTGCATACGCGCAGCTGTATTCGGCATTTTCCAACGCTGGGGAGATGGTAAGCCCGCTTATTATTAAAAAAATTAAAGACAGGTTTGGCAATAGTCAAACCTTTCAAGCAAGCAAAAAGCGTTTCACAAGCCCAGAGCAAAGTTTTTTAATGGTTGATATTTTAAAGGAAGCGGTCGAGCAAGGAACGGGCAAAAGAGCACAAGTGTCAGGCCTTGAGATTGCAGGAAAAACAGGCACAACAAACAACAACGTAGACGCTTGGTTTTGCGGATTTTCTCCCGAAATAGAAGTGTTGGTGTGGTTTGGGAATGACGATAATACACCCATGAATAAAAGTGAAACTGGAGGTCGGTCTGCCAGTACGGCTTTTGCGGATTTTATGAAGGAGTATTTAGCGCTTTATCCGCAAACCCGCCGTGCCTTTGTGCGTCCTAATGGGGTCGAGAGTGCTGTGATTGGTGGTAAAGAGGAATACTACACAACCACCTCCCCTTTGCCGCGCCCTTCCCAGGGAAGCAACGGGGCTCAAGAGGGTGGACTCATTTTTTAAGGAGTCACTCTTTTGGGCCGTGGGTTAAAAATGCAAAGGTGTGATTGAACACAAGGCTATCTTCGCATTGGACCAAAAGTAAATCGCCCTCTTGGAAAATAGTAGAGCCTGTTGGCTTTATATACTCTCCTTCACGCTTTAAAAGCAATACAAGAAAGTTCAAGGGAAGTGTGAGTTCGGCCAAGCTTTTCCCTATGGCATAAGTATTTTCATTGATGTAAAATTGTTTTAATGTGCGGCCAAGCAAAGGGGAGCTTGGAGGCTCTTGGGGCGTTTTTTGCGGGGGCGCCTCTACGCCAAGAATGCGTGCCATCAATGGAAGTGTAGTTCCTTGGATTAAAATAGAAGCAAGCACAACAAAAAATACTGTGTTAAAAATCAAAGAAGCATGTTCAAGTTTATACATAAATGGGTATGTTGCCAAAATAATAGGAACAGCGCCACGCAGCCCAACCCAAGAGGTGAACAGTTTTTCACGCAAGTGAAGTGTGCTAAAAAGCAAGGTAAAAAGAACACCCAAGGGACGTGCAATAAAAATAAGCCATAGTGCAATACCAAGAGCAGGAAGCGCTACGGCAGGAAGGTCTGAGGGAAAAACAAGCAAACCCAAGGTTAAAAAGACCCAGATTTGCATCACCCAAGCAAGTCCGTCGTGAAATCCTATGAGATTTTTTTTATGGACAAATTCGCGCGCATTAATGCAAATCCCTGCAACATAAACAGCCAAAAAGCCATTGCCTCCCAAGAAAGTTGCTCCGCCAAAGAGCAGCAAAACCCACCCAATGCTAAAGACCACATACAAGCCATAATGTGCTAGATGAAGTTTATTAAACAAAGAAGGCATCATGACACCAAATCCATACCCCATGATGCCACCTATGAAAAATTGTAAAAGAAATTCCAAGAGTAGCTCTTCAAAACTAGCACTTTGAGGTAGGGCAATAACTTGCAAGATAGTGATAGTGAGAAAGATAGCCATGGGATCATTGCTGCCAGACTCAAGTTCAAGAAGAGAGCCTAAACGCTTGCGAATAGCAAGACCTTTGGCACGAAAAATAGCAAATACAGCAGCCGCGTCGGTGGAAGAGATGATAGCGCCTAGCAAAAATGCCTCAAGAAACGAAACCTCCAGCAAAACATAGACAGCTCCAGCTACTAGCCCTGCAGTCAAGACCACACCAAGAGTAGCTAGCAAAAGCCCCTCTTTTAGAACAGGACGAATAGACTTCCATAGGGTGTCAAGGCCTCCTGCAAATAAAATAAAAATAAGCGCTAAAGTGCCCACGGTTTGCGCAAAAAATGCATCATCAAAATAAATACCAAGTACGCCATCTGAACCTGCAAGCATTCCAATGCCCAAAAAAATAAACAAAGCGGGAATTCCAAACTTGTCAGAAAGTTTGCTAGCAATGACACTCAAAAGCATGAGGCTTGCGGCAATAATTAAATACACTTCAAGCGTGCCCAGCATTTATTCTCCTAAGTTTTTTGCAAAAGTGTAGCAAAGAAAGGCTAAAAAAGAGGGGCAGAAGTAGGAGGAAAGGGGGCCTTGAAGACTCCCTTTTGATTAGCAGGAATAGGTGGTTTTGAATTCAAAAGGCGTAGGTCTGGCTTCGTAGGGCCATACTTGCGTCTCAAATTTGTAGTGTTGGTAGGTATCAATAAAATGTTTGCTCATAACTGGCTTCAAATACTCATTGTCGCGAATCACTGCCTCTAGAGATCCACGAAGCGTGTGGGGCATTTGATTGATGCCGCGCTCACGGATTTCATCCAAAGAGAGCTCAAATAAATCTTCGTCCATTGGCCCAGCAGGCTCAGTTTTGTTTTTGATACCATCAAGGCCCGCCATAAGCATGGCACTAAAGGCAAGGTACGGGTTGCCAGTGGAGTCAGGAAAACGCATCTCAATACGGGTTGATTTTTCACCACTACCGTAAGGAATACGGCAAGAGGCCGAACGGTTTTGTGAAGAGTAAGTCAAGATGGACGGTGCTTCAAAGCCGGGAATCAAACGCTTATACGAGTTGGTGGATGCATTGGTAAAGGCAGCAACGCTACGTGCGTGGGCCAAGATCCCGCCAATATAATAGCGTGCCATGTCGCTAAGGTTTGCGTATTCGCCTTCTTTATAAAAAAGGTTTTTTCCGTCTTTCCAGATGGATTGGTGGACATGCATGCCGCTACCGTTGTCGCCATAGAGAGGCTTTGGCATGAACGTAGCTGTTTTTCCGTTAAGGTGAGC
This Sulfurospirillum tamanense DNA region includes the following protein-coding sequences:
- a CDS encoding potassium/proton antiporter, translated to MLGTLEVYLIIAASLMLLSVIASKLSDKFGIPALFIFLGIGMLAGSDGVLGIYFDDAFFAQTVGTLALIFILFAGGLDTLWKSIRPVLKEGLLLATLGVVLTAGLVAGAVYVLLEVSFLEAFLLGAIISSTDAAAVFAIFRAKGLAIRKRLGSLLELESGSNDPMAIFLTITILQVIALPQSASFEELLLEFLLQFFIGGIMGYGFGVMMPSLFNKLHLAHYGLYVVFSIGWVLLLFGGATFLGGNGFLAVYVAGICINAREFVHKKNLIGFHDGLAWVMQIWVFLTLGLLVFPSDLPAVALPALGIALWLIFIARPLGVLFTLLFSTLHLREKLFTSWVGLRGAVPIILATYPFMYKLEHASLIFNTVFFVVLASILIQGTTLPLMARILGVEAPPQKTPQEPPSSPLLGRTLKQFYINENTYAIGKSLAELTLPLNFLVLLLKREGEYIKPTGSTIFQEGDLLLVQCEDSLVFNHTFAFLTHGPKE